The Labrus mixtus chromosome 16, fLabMix1.1, whole genome shotgun sequence genome window below encodes:
- the LOC132990655 gene encoding transcription and mRNA export factor ENY2-2-like, with translation MSKDSQMRAAINQKLIEMGERERLKELLRAKLVECGWKDQLKAHCKDVIKEKGLEHVTVEDLVTEVTPKGRALVPDSVKKELLQRIRAFLAQHATL, from the exons ATGAGCAAAGACTCGCAGATGAGGGCTGCAATAAACCAAAAGCTGATAGAGATGGGGGAACGGGAGCG GTTGAAAGAATTGCTCAGGGCGAAGCTGGTGGAGTGTGGCTGGAAGGATCAGCTGAAAGCACACTGCAAAG atgtgaTCAAAGAAAAGGGTCTGGAGCATGTCACAGTGGAGGATCTGGTCACAGAAGTCACACCCAAAGGCAGAG CACTCGTACCCGACAGTGTGAAGAAAGAGCTCCTGCAGAGAATCCGAGCTTTTCTAGCTCAACATGCCACTTTGTGA